One window from the genome of Trabulsiella odontotermitis encodes:
- a CDS encoding YidH family protein, with amino-acid sequence MKISRLGEAPDYRFSLANERTYLAWIRTALGFLAAGVGLDQLAPDFATPLIREVLALLLCLFAGMLAIYGYLRWLKNEKAMRMKEDLPYTHSLLIISIILMVVAVTVMGLVLYAG; translated from the coding sequence ATGAAAATTTCGCGCCTTGGCGAAGCGCCGGATTACCGTTTTTCGCTAGCTAACGAACGAACTTATCTCGCCTGGATCCGCACCGCGCTGGGGTTTCTGGCGGCGGGTGTCGGGTTAGATCAGCTGGCGCCCGATTTCGCCACGCCGCTCATTCGTGAAGTGCTGGCGCTGTTGCTGTGCTTGTTTGCCGGCATGCTGGCGATCTACGGCTATCTGCGCTGGCTGAAAAATGAAAAAGCGATGCGGATGAAAGAAGATTTACCCTATACGCACAGCCTGCTGATTATCAGCATCATTTTGATGGTGGTGGCGGTAACCGTGATGGGGTTGGTGCTGTATGCCGGATAG
- a CDS encoding DUF202 domain-containing protein — protein MPDSRKTRRQQDPGLQPERTSLAWFRTLLGYGALMALAVKHNWHQSGLPFWISLCLLAVVSIILWRYTRNRNVMDVNKSDFAQPRAVRDKFLISLAVLSLALLFAVTHLRQIAIFLKDAV, from the coding sequence ATGCCGGATAGCCGCAAAACGCGTCGCCAGCAGGATCCTGGTCTGCAGCCTGAGCGTACGTCGCTGGCCTGGTTTCGTACGTTGCTGGGTTATGGCGCGCTGATGGCGCTGGCGGTAAAACATAACTGGCATCAATCAGGCTTGCCGTTCTGGATCTCCCTCTGCCTGCTGGCAGTGGTCAGCATTATTTTATGGCGATACACCCGAAATCGTAACGTGATGGACGTCAATAAGAGCGATTTCGCCCAACCGCGAGCAGTGCGTGACAAATTTTTGATCTCCCTCGCGGTCCTTTCCCTCGCATTATTGTTTGCTGTAACGCACTTAAGACAAATCGCCATATTTTTAAAGGATGCTGTATGA
- a CDS encoding anaerobic sulfatase maturase, with translation MAKPASSRCNLKCRYCYYLDKPKNEVMDDATLESFIRQQIDAQPGKDVQFAWQGGEPTLCGLDFFRRVVALQMQYADGKRIHNAFQTNGILITDAWCRFFHDNDWLVGISLDGPADLHDTWRVNRSGKPTHFKVMEAIARLVAHRVDFNLLTVVNRQNSQHAERVYRYLRRQGTPFIQFIPLMELDKNGEPSAESVTAEAWGDFLTTVFDVWVREDVGRTYVQLFDSTLGAWSGYPSQMCAQSETCGHAFALEANGDVYQCDHFVYPQHRLGNIHHTTLAEMNRSPAAIAFGENKKSLLPQACQECHMRQLCNGDCPKHRTADGVSALCEGYQRFFTYTAPYMKVMRDLIKQHRSPVELMVMLQP, from the coding sequence ATGGCTAAGCCAGCCAGCTCGCGGTGTAACCTCAAATGCCGTTATTGCTACTACCTTGATAAGCCCAAAAATGAAGTCATGGATGATGCCACTCTTGAGTCATTTATCCGCCAACAGATTGACGCTCAGCCGGGAAAGGACGTGCAGTTTGCCTGGCAGGGGGGTGAGCCGACGTTGTGCGGCCTCGATTTCTTCCGTCGCGTCGTTGCCCTGCAAATGCAGTACGCGGACGGGAAACGCATCCATAACGCCTTTCAAACCAATGGGATACTGATCACCGACGCGTGGTGTCGTTTTTTCCATGACAACGACTGGCTGGTGGGAATTTCGCTTGATGGCCCGGCCGATCTCCATGACACCTGGCGGGTCAACCGCAGCGGTAAACCGACGCATTTTAAAGTCATGGAGGCGATTGCCCGGCTGGTCGCCCATCGCGTTGATTTCAATCTGCTGACGGTGGTGAACCGGCAAAACAGCCAGCATGCCGAACGGGTGTACCGTTATTTGCGTCGTCAGGGCACACCGTTTATCCAGTTCATTCCTCTGATGGAGCTGGATAAAAATGGCGAACCGAGCGCGGAATCGGTTACGGCGGAAGCCTGGGGCGACTTCCTCACCACGGTGTTTGACGTCTGGGTACGGGAAGATGTGGGCCGCACTTACGTGCAGCTTTTTGATTCAACGCTCGGTGCCTGGAGCGGTTACCCCTCGCAGATGTGCGCGCAGAGTGAAACCTGCGGTCACGCGTTTGCGCTGGAGGCCAATGGCGATGTCTACCAGTGCGATCACTTTGTCTATCCGCAGCACCGACTGGGCAACATTCATCACACCACACTTGCAGAGATGAACCGCAGCCCGGCGGCGATCGCCTTTGGCGAGAACAAAAAATCCTTGCTGCCGCAGGCATGCCAGGAGTGTCACATGCGCCAGTTGTGCAATGGCGATTGTCCGAAACATCGCACCGCTGACGGCGTGAGCGCCTTATGCGAAGGCTATCAGCGCTTTTTCACTTATACCGCACCCTATATGAAAGTGATGCGGGATCTGATTAAGCAGCACCGTTCACCCGTCGAACTGATGGTAATGCTGCAACCGTAA
- the emrD gene encoding multidrug efflux MFS transporter EmrD yields MKRHKNFNLLLMLVLLVAVGQMAQTIYIPAIADMALELQVREGAVQSVMAAYLLTYGISQLFYGPLSDRVGRRPVILIGMTIFMLATLVAITTHSLLVLIAASALQGMGTGVGGVMARTLPRDLYEGTQLRHANSLLNMGILVSPLLAPLIGGLLDTAWGWRACYGFLLALCVIVTFSMARWMPETRPKEAPRTRLITSYKTLFGSTAFNCYLLMLIGGLAGIAVFEACSGVLLGGVLGLNSMVVSILFILPIPAAFFGAWFAGRQNKRFSSLMWQSVISCLLAGLMMWIPGLLGVMTVWTLLIPAALFFFGAGMLFPLATSGAMEPFPFLAGTAGALVGGLQNIGSGVLAWLSAMMPQTGQGSLGLLMMLMGLLILLCWLPLASRFNQHQQTI; encoded by the coding sequence ATGAAAAGGCATAAGAACTTCAATTTGTTGTTGATGTTGGTTCTGCTGGTGGCCGTCGGACAGATGGCGCAAACCATCTACATCCCGGCTATTGCGGATATGGCGCTGGAATTACAGGTCCGGGAAGGTGCGGTACAAAGCGTGATGGCGGCCTATCTGCTGACCTATGGCATCTCGCAGCTGTTTTATGGCCCGCTCTCGGATCGCGTTGGCCGACGCCCGGTGATCCTGATCGGAATGACGATTTTTATGCTGGCGACGCTGGTCGCCATTACCACACACAGCCTGCTGGTCTTGATTGCAGCCAGCGCGCTGCAAGGGATGGGCACTGGCGTGGGTGGCGTGATGGCGCGGACACTGCCGCGCGATCTGTACGAAGGTACGCAGCTTCGTCATGCCAACAGTTTGTTAAATATGGGGATTCTGGTCAGCCCGCTGCTGGCGCCGCTGATTGGCGGTCTGCTGGATACCGCCTGGGGCTGGCGCGCCTGCTATGGTTTCCTGTTGGCGCTGTGCGTCATCGTGACCTTCAGCATGGCGCGCTGGATGCCAGAAACGCGCCCGAAAGAAGCGCCGCGCACCCGCCTCATCACCAGCTATAAAACCCTGTTCGGCAGCACCGCATTCAACTGTTATCTGCTGATGTTAATCGGCGGGCTGGCGGGTATTGCGGTCTTTGAAGCCTGCTCCGGTGTGCTGCTCGGTGGCGTCCTCGGCCTCAACAGTATGGTGGTCAGTATTCTGTTTATTTTGCCGATCCCCGCCGCCTTCTTTGGTGCCTGGTTTGCTGGTCGTCAGAACAAACGTTTTTCGTCGTTGATGTGGCAATCGGTGATTAGCTGCCTGCTGGCGGGTCTGATGATGTGGATCCCCGGTCTGCTCGGTGTCATGACCGTCTGGACGTTGCTGATCCCCGCAGCGCTGTTTTTCTTCGGCGCCGGCATGTTGTTCCCACTGGCGACCAGCGGCGCGATGGAGCCGTTCCCGTTTCTCGCCGGGACCGCAGGCGCACTGGTGGGCGGCCTGCAGAACATCGGCTCCGGCGTGCTGGCATGGCTGTCGGCAATGATGCCGCAGACAGGTCAGGGCAGCCTCGGCCTGTTGATGATGCTGATGGGTCTGCTGATCCTGTTGTGCTGGCTGCCGCTGGCGTCACGCTTCAACCAGCATCAACAGACCATCTAG
- a CDS encoding GNAT family N-acetyltransferase, whose translation MMRLLIEPITPAEPGYIALKTESLTHHFNMLRRLEESWLRGENQFNAPGEKLLGAFLNGRLVGICGLNRDPFSQLPRAGRIRHLYISKAWRRAGIGKQLLTTVMADASIWFDFLNTHAPQAAHGFYQKMGFVPVTGESRVTHRLFCSI comes from the coding sequence ATGATGCGTTTACTTATTGAGCCGATTACCCCCGCAGAGCCCGGTTATATCGCGCTTAAGACGGAAAGCCTGACGCACCATTTCAACATGCTGCGCAGGCTCGAAGAGAGCTGGCTGCGCGGCGAAAATCAGTTCAATGCACCAGGTGAAAAGCTGTTAGGCGCGTTCCTGAACGGCAGACTGGTAGGCATCTGCGGCCTTAACCGCGATCCCTTCAGCCAGTTACCACGCGCCGGACGTATTCGTCATCTCTACATCAGCAAAGCCTGGCGCAGAGCGGGCATTGGCAAACAGCTGCTGACCACCGTCATGGCCGATGCCAGCATCTGGTTTGATTTCCTCAATACCCACGCCCCACAAGCGGCGCACGGCTTTTATCAGAAAATGGGCTTTGTGCCGGTCACTGGCGAATCCCGCGTTACTCATCGCCTGTTCTGCTCGATCTGA
- the tisB gene encoding type I toxin-antitoxin system toxin TisB, translating into MGVMDMIILILKLIVAVLQLLDAVLKYFR; encoded by the coding sequence ATGGGCGTGATGGATATGATCATTCTTATCCTCAAACTCATTGTTGCTGTACTGCAACTGCTTGATGCTGTCCTGAAATACTTTCGGTAA
- the ivbL gene encoding ilvB operon leader peptide IvbL gives MNASMHTTNLLNTAQLAAVVVVRVVVVVGNAP, from the coding sequence ATGAACGCTTCCATGCATACGACGAACCTACTAAACACCGCGCAACTCGCCGCGGTGGTCGTCGTGCGTGTGGTGGTGGTCGTCGGCAATGCGCCGTAG